The genomic window TGAGTTCGCCTGGTTCTTTTTGGCCTGCCGGAGGTCTTTACACCCAGCGTAAGGGAGTATCCCATCGCGTCAAGAATTTTATGAATGCTCTTCCAATTGGGATTTCCTTTTTCCGACAGAATTTTATAAAGATTTTCCCGGTTCAAATTGGCTTTCCCCGCGAATTCCGTCATTTTTATCCCATGGGCTTCAATGACGTTCCTTAACGCCACAAGAAACATTTTGGGATCGCTGTCTTCCAGAGCCGCTTTTAAATATTCAAAAGCCTCCTTCTCGTCTTTTAGAGAGCCGATCAACCATTCATGATATGAAACGCCGGGCGAAAGAGGCTTTTTCATTGTTTTTTTCTCTCCTTGTAATCAGCCCAGTAACTTTTGGCCGCCGCTATATCTTTCCGCTGGGAGCTTTTCGGCCCGCCACACAGGATGACGACGATTGTGGCTTCGTCCTCGCCAAAATAGATTCTGTAACCCGGCCCGAAATGAATTCGTAATTCCTTAACGCCTTCTCCGGCCGGTTCACAATCGCCATAGACGCCATTCTCAAGCCGGTCAAACCTGTTTTTTATAATGCCCCTGGCTTTATAATCCTTTAACGAGCCAATCCATTCGATGAACGGCCTTTTGTCATTTCCTGTTCTGTATATGACCAGCCGTTTATGAATTTCTTCCATGGTTTTAATGTAGCTATTAAACTACATTTTGTCAATAGAGGATTCATGTTGCGCGGCGGTTCGTGGAACAATAACCCGGACAACTTGCGCGCGTCCAATCGCAACAACAACGATCCGGCGAACCGCAACAACAATAACGGCTTTCGTTGCGTTCAATACCCTTCGCCTTCATAGGCCGGAGTCCGGCGGTTTACGGATCGCCGGAGAGCGCCATTGGAGGGTACATGGGGTTCCGCTCCTGTGATGGGCCTCGCGGCCTGTCCGAACACAAAAGAGGCTCCGTCCGGCTGGCAGGATGAC from Nitrospinota bacterium includes these protein-coding regions:
- a CDS encoding SUMF1/EgtB/PvdO family nonheme iron enzyme; its protein translation is MNFFHGFNVAIKLHFVNRGFMLRGGSWNNNPDNLRASNRNNNDPANRNNNNGFRCVQYPSPS
- a CDS encoding type II toxin-antitoxin system RelE/ParE family toxin produces the protein MEEIHKRLVIYRTGNDKRPFIEWIGSLKDYKARGIIKNRFDRLENGVYGDCEPAGEGVKELRIHFGPGYRIYFGEDEATIVVILCGGPKSSQRKDIAAAKSYWADYKERKKQ
- a CDS encoding putative addiction module antidote protein, with amino-acid sequence MKKPLSPGVSYHEWLIGSLKDEKEAFEYLKAALEDSDPKMFLVALRNVIEAHGIKMTEFAGKANLNRENLYKILSEKGNPNWKSIHKILDAMGYSLTLGVKTSGRPKRTRRTHRQAVSA